A single Orcinus orca chromosome 2, mOrcOrc1.1, whole genome shotgun sequence DNA region contains:
- the PSME2 gene encoding proteasome activator complex subunit 2, with the protein MAKPCGVRLSGEARKQVDVFRQNLFQEAEEFLYRFLPQKIIYLNQLLQEDSLNVTDMTSLRASLDIPIPDPPPKDDEMETDKQEKKEVPKCGFLPGNEKVLALLALVKPEVWTLKEKCILVITWIQHLIPKIEDGNDFGVAIQEKVLERVNAVKTKVEAFQTTISKYFSERGDAVAKASKETHVMDYRALVHERDEAAYGELRAMVLDLRAFYAELYHIISSNLEKIVNPKGEEKPSMY; encoded by the exons ATGGCCAAGCCTTGTGGGGTGCGCCTGAGCGGGGAAGCCCGCAAACAG GTGGATGTCTTCAGGCAAAATCTTTTCCAGGAG GCTGAGGAATTCCTCTACAGATTCTTACCTCAGAAAATCATATACCTGAATCAGCTCTTGCAA GAGGACTCCCTCAACGTGACTGACATGACTTCTCTCCGGGCCTCGCTGGACATCCCCATCCCAGACCCTCCACCCAAGGATGATGAG ATGGAAACGGATaagcaagagaagaaagaag TCCCTAAGTGCGGCTTTCTCCCTGGGAATGAGAAGGTCCTGGCCTTGCTTGCCCTGGTTAAGCCAGAAGTCTGGACTCTCAAAGAAAAATGCATTCTG GTGATCACATGGATCCAGCACCTCATCCCCAAAATTGAGGATGGAAATGACTTTGGGGTGGCAATCCAG GAAAAGGTGCTGGAGAGGGTAAATGCAGTCAAGACCAAAGTGGAAGCCTTCCAGACAACCATTTCCAA GTACTTCTCAGAACGTGGGGATGCTGTGGCCAAGGCCTCTAAGGAGACCCATGTA ATGGATTACCGGGCCCTGGTGCACGAGCGAGACGAGGCAGCCTATGGAGAGCTCAGGGCCATGGTGCTGGACCTCAGGGCCTTCTAT GCTGAGCTTTACCATATTATAAGCAGCAACCTGGAGAAAATTGTCAACCCAAAGGGTGAAGAGAAGCCATCTATGTACTGA